In a single window of the Methylococcus sp. Mc7 genome:
- the istB gene encoding IS21-like element helper ATPase IstB, translated as MIDDPLLHRAQALHLHGLVAHWAEVAGQPWVEALIGWEAQERQRRSLERRLQAAHIGSFKPVCDFDWSWPKRCDRAALEALMTLDFLKEAANVILIGPNGVGKSLWAQNLAHQALLLGATVLFTTAGQLLGELAALDSDSALRRRLRHYAAPDLLVIDEVGYLSYGNRHADLLFELVSRRYQAHSTLITTNRPFAEWGEVFPNAACVVSLIDRLIHNAEVIAIEGESYRLKEAKERSEQRAKRRRKKTEDNL; from the coding sequence ATGATCGATGATCCCTTGCTACACCGCGCCCAGGCGCTGCATCTCCACGGCCTGGTGGCTCACTGGGCGGAGGTCGCCGGGCAGCCCTGGGTCGAAGCGCTGATCGGCTGGGAGGCACAGGAACGCCAGCGCCGCAGCCTGGAACGGCGCCTGCAGGCCGCCCACATCGGCTCGTTCAAGCCGGTCTGCGACTTCGACTGGAGCTGGCCCAAACGCTGCGACCGCGCCGCCCTGGAAGCCCTGATGACCCTCGACTTCCTCAAAGAGGCCGCCAACGTGATCCTGATCGGCCCCAACGGCGTGGGCAAATCCCTGTGGGCGCAGAACCTCGCCCATCAGGCCCTGCTCCTGGGCGCCACCGTCTTGTTCACCACCGCCGGGCAACTGCTCGGCGAACTGGCTGCTCTCGACAGCGACTCCGCCCTGCGCCGCAGACTCCGCCACTACGCCGCCCCGGACCTGCTGGTGATCGACGAGGTCGGCTACCTCTCCTACGGCAACCGCCACGCCGATCTCTTGTTCGAGCTGGTCAGCCGCCGCTACCAGGCTCACAGCACCCTCATCACCACCAACCGCCCCTTCGCCGAATGGGGCGAGGTCTTCCCCAATGCCGCCTGCGTCGTCTCCCTCATCGACCGCCTGATCCACAACGCCGAGGTCATCGCCATCGAGGGTGAGTCCTACCGCCTCAAGGAGGCCAAAGAACGCTCCGAACAACGCGCCAAACGGCGCCGCAAGAAAACCGAGGACAACTTATGA
- the istA gene encoding IS21 family transposase, whose product MTIAQELEAQILRYHHVEHWRIGTIATQLGVHRTTVQRVLAQAGLPARVAQPRASAVDPYVPFIRETLEKFPTLTASRLHAMVRERGYPGGADHFRHLIALHRPRPKAEAYLRLRTLPGEQAQVDWGHFGYLTLGRARRPLMAFVMVLSYSRCLFLRFFLDARMENFLRGHVAAFQAFNGVARVLLYDNLKSAVLERQGEAIRFHPTLLALAGHYRFEPRPVAVARGNEKGRVERAIRYVRDHFFAARTFADLADLNAQASAWCRGSAAERRWPEDRSRKVGEVFAEEQPRLIGLPDNPFPTEERTEVKAGKTPYIRFDLNDYSIPHTHVRRLLTVMADPERVRVLDGVAVIASHPRSYDRGAQIEEPAHLERLVTEKREARQHRDTDRLTKTVPASPLLLTQAAERGGRLGALTRELLALWERYGADELQAAIEIALERGVPHPNAVRLALEQRREARQLPPPLAVPLSPAAQQRDVPVRPHGLDGYDQLVDGRDSSDVLQGEGGHDR is encoded by the coding sequence ATGACCATCGCGCAAGAACTGGAGGCTCAAATCCTCCGTTACCATCACGTCGAACACTGGCGAATCGGCACCATCGCCACCCAGTTGGGGGTACATCGCACCACGGTGCAACGGGTGCTGGCCCAAGCCGGCCTGCCCGCCCGGGTGGCCCAGCCTCGGGCCTCCGCCGTGGATCCCTATGTGCCCTTCATCCGGGAAACCCTGGAGAAGTTTCCCACCCTGACCGCCAGCCGGCTCCATGCCATGGTGCGCGAGCGCGGCTATCCAGGCGGGGCGGACCATTTCCGCCATCTCATCGCCCTGCATCGGCCCAGACCCAAGGCGGAAGCTTACCTGCGGCTGCGGACCCTGCCGGGGGAGCAGGCCCAAGTGGACTGGGGCCATTTCGGTTATCTGACCCTCGGCCGGGCCCGGCGGCCACTCATGGCCTTCGTGATGGTGCTGTCCTACTCCCGTTGCCTCTTTCTGCGCTTCTTCCTGGACGCCCGCATGGAGAACTTCCTGCGCGGCCACGTGGCGGCCTTCCAGGCGTTCAACGGCGTGGCCAGAGTCCTGCTGTACGATAATTTGAAGAGCGCCGTGCTGGAGCGCCAGGGGGAGGCGATCCGCTTCCATCCCACCTTGCTGGCCCTGGCCGGGCATTACCGGTTCGAACCGCGGCCGGTGGCGGTGGCCCGTGGCAACGAGAAGGGCCGGGTGGAACGGGCCATCCGTTATGTTCGCGACCACTTCTTCGCCGCCCGGACCTTTGCCGATCTGGCCGATCTGAACGCGCAGGCCTCGGCCTGGTGCCGGGGCTCTGCCGCCGAAAGACGCTGGCCCGAAGACCGCAGTCGCAAGGTCGGCGAGGTTTTCGCCGAGGAGCAGCCCCGGCTGATCGGCTTGCCGGACAATCCCTTTCCCACCGAGGAGCGGACCGAGGTGAAAGCCGGCAAGACGCCTTACATCCGCTTCGATCTCAACGACTACTCCATTCCTCACACCCACGTCCGGCGGCTGTTGACCGTGATGGCCGATCCCGAGCGGGTACGGGTACTGGACGGGGTGGCGGTCATCGCCAGCCATCCCCGCAGTTACGACCGCGGCGCTCAGATCGAGGAGCCCGCCCATCTCGAACGGCTCGTGACCGAAAAGCGCGAGGCCCGCCAGCATCGGGATACCGATCGGCTGACGAAAACCGTTCCCGCCAGCCCGTTGCTGCTGACCCAAGCGGCCGAACGCGGCGGCCGTCTCGGCGCCCTCACCCGCGAGTTGCTGGCTCTGTGGGAGCGCTATGGGGCCGATGAGCTCCAGGCCGCCATCGAGATCGCCCTCGAACGCGGCGTCCCTCATCCCAACGCCGTGCGCCTGGCCCTGGAACAGCGCCGCGAAGCCCGCCAACTCCCACCCCCCCTGGCCGTTCCCCTGTCACCCGCCGCACAACAACGGGATGTCCCGGTTCGACCCCATGGCCTCGACGGTTACGACCAATTGGTGGACGGTCGCGACTCAAGCGACGTTTTGCAAGGGGAGGGCGGCCATGATCGATGA
- a CDS encoding phosphatase PAP2 family protein, translated as MNSVCYRGRHVFWAALAYAALFAGCARHQAPRQPDAAAEFRSASVVGYLPFQTLPNSRALVPPPPAEGSEALALDLDYSRRSLALRDSAAWTLAISDAYLMFPHAAGTFSCAMNAPVTAEDTPHLYVLLRRSLIDAGLSTYAAKNYYQRPRPFLSNKEPICTPAAQGRLEENGSYPSAHGAIGMAWAIILAELSPEHAAEILVRGQAFGLSRVVCNAHWYSDVIQGRNMASATVAKLRASPAFLADFRAAKAELAAVRRKDLKPLRACRSEAAAVALQRSLAR; from the coding sequence ATGAACAGTGTCTGCTATCGTGGGCGGCATGTATTTTGGGCTGCGCTGGCGTACGCCGCCCTGTTCGCAGGCTGCGCCCGACACCAGGCCCCTCGGCAACCCGATGCCGCAGCCGAATTCCGCTCGGCGTCGGTCGTGGGTTATCTGCCGTTTCAAACCCTCCCCAACAGTCGCGCCCTGGTTCCTCCGCCTCCCGCGGAGGGATCGGAAGCGCTTGCGCTCGACCTGGATTACAGCCGCAGGAGCCTGGCGTTGCGCGATTCCGCAGCCTGGACGCTGGCGATTTCCGACGCCTATCTGATGTTCCCGCATGCGGCGGGCACTTTTTCCTGTGCGATGAATGCGCCGGTCACGGCGGAAGACACGCCGCATCTTTATGTGCTGCTGCGGCGATCACTGATCGACGCCGGGCTTTCGACCTATGCCGCCAAGAATTACTACCAGCGGCCAAGGCCGTTCCTATCGAACAAGGAGCCGATCTGCACACCGGCGGCGCAGGGCAGGCTGGAGGAGAACGGGTCGTACCCTTCGGCGCACGGCGCGATCGGCATGGCTTGGGCGATCATTCTCGCCGAACTTTCGCCGGAGCACGCCGCTGAAATCCTCGTTCGGGGCCAGGCGTTCGGGTTGAGCCGCGTCGTATGCAATGCGCATTGGTACAGCGACGTGATTCAGGGACGCAACATGGCTTCGGCCACGGTGGCCAAGCTGCGTGCCAGCCCGGCGTTTCTCGCGGACTTCAGGGCCGCAAAGGCCGAACTCGCCGCGGTGCGCCGTAAGGACCTTAAACCCCTGCGCGCCTGCAGGAGCGAAGCCGCGGCTGTCGCGCTGCAGCGGTCGTTGGCGCGGTGA
- a CDS encoding BrnA antitoxin family protein produces MNAKSRKYSSDLDKVDAHVITQEEYDDIPELSDADLARATWKIGDSAVSATAGRAAFSAVLKKKKKINIALDSDVVEWFKQQAGGRGYQTLINATLREAMSFHSRDAATQDEMKSTLAAMQKSIAAMEATLRKVVHEKAAPGNTP; encoded by the coding sequence ATGAACGCGAAATCAAGAAAATATTCGAGCGACTTGGATAAGGTCGATGCACACGTCATCACCCAAGAGGAGTATGACGACATCCCGGAGCTGAGTGACGCCGACCTGGCCCGCGCAACCTGGAAAATAGGTGACTCCGCGGTGAGCGCAACGGCGGGCCGCGCCGCTTTTTCCGCCGTATTGAAGAAAAAAAAGAAGATCAACATCGCGCTCGACTCGGACGTCGTGGAATGGTTCAAGCAGCAAGCGGGCGGGCGCGGCTACCAGACCCTGATCAACGCGACCCTTCGGGAAGCCATGTCATTTCACAGCAGGGACGCGGCGACGCAAGACGAAATGAAATCGACGTTAGCCGCCATGCAAAAATCGATAGCCGCGATGGAGGCCACGCTCCGCAAGGTCGTCCACGAGAAGGCCGCTCCCGGGAACACACCTTAA
- a CDS encoding BrnT family toxin: MDLEWDENKRLITLQSRGLDFADASIVFSGPVFEFEDTRRDYGEQRMICFGLLGDRLVSVVYVEQSECRRIISMRKANEREIKKIFERLG, from the coding sequence ATGGACCTCGAGTGGGACGAAAACAAGCGGCTGATCACCCTGCAAAGCCGGGGGCTCGATTTCGCTGACGCGTCTATCGTATTTTCGGGCCCCGTCTTTGAATTTGAAGATACGCGACGGGACTACGGTGAGCAGAGGATGATTTGTTTCGGCCTGTTGGGCGATCGGCTGGTATCCGTAGTCTACGTAGAACAATCGGAGTGCCGCCGCATTATCTCGATGAGAAAAGCCAATGAACGCGAAATCAAGAAAATATTCGAGCGACTTGGATAA
- a CDS encoding formate--tetrahydrofolate ligase: protein MSDIEIAQRAKMLPIIDLAREKLGIPAASLDPYGHYKAKVALDYIDGLKDRPDGKLILVTAISPTPAGEGKTTTTVGLGDALNRIGKKTVMCLREPSLGPCFGVKGGAAGGGHAQVVPMEDINLHFTGDFHAVGVAHNLLSALIDNHINHGNALGLDPRRIQWKRVVDMNDRALRKIVVGMGGTANGYLREDGFDIVVASEVMAILCLATSMADLKERLGRIIVGYKSDGKTPVYARDLKAHGAMAALLKDAIKPNLVQTLENNIAIIHGGPFANIAHGCNTVTATKTALKLADYVVTEAGFGADLGAEKFIDIKCRMAGLNPAAVVLVATVRALKFHGGVKKEDLNQENLAALEAGFANLERHVHNIREHYGLPCVVSINHFSFDTEAEIAWLMKKCEALGVKAVLARHWAEGGKGAEALARTVAGIVDHQPGRHTFVYGDEAPLWNKIETIATKIYGAAGINADAKVKAQLDAWNADYGHYPVCMAKTQMSFSADPDAKGAPTGHTVAIREVRLANGAGFIVAIAGDMMTMPGLPKIPAAEQIDVDGSGRISGLF from the coding sequence ATGTCCGATATAGAAATCGCGCAGCGCGCCAAGATGCTGCCCATCATCGACCTGGCCCGCGAAAAGCTGGGCATCCCCGCCGCCAGCCTCGACCCTTACGGCCATTACAAGGCCAAGGTGGCGCTGGATTACATCGACGGCCTGAAGGACCGGCCGGACGGCAAGCTGATCCTGGTCACCGCCATCAGCCCGACCCCGGCGGGCGAAGGCAAAACCACGACCACCGTTGGCCTGGGCGACGCGCTGAACCGGATCGGCAAGAAGACCGTGATGTGCCTGCGCGAACCCTCGCTCGGCCCCTGCTTCGGCGTCAAAGGCGGCGCGGCCGGCGGCGGCCATGCGCAGGTGGTGCCGATGGAGGACATCAACCTGCATTTCACCGGCGACTTCCATGCCGTCGGCGTCGCCCACAACCTACTCTCGGCCCTGATCGACAACCACATCAACCACGGCAACGCGCTGGGACTGGACCCCCGCCGCATCCAGTGGAAGCGCGTGGTCGACATGAACGACCGCGCCCTGCGCAAGATCGTGGTGGGAATGGGCGGCACCGCCAACGGCTATCTGCGCGAAGACGGCTTCGACATCGTGGTGGCCTCCGAAGTCATGGCCATCCTGTGCCTGGCCACCAGCATGGCGGACCTGAAGGAGCGCTTAGGCCGCATCATCGTCGGCTACAAGAGCGACGGCAAAACCCCGGTCTACGCCCGCGACCTCAAGGCCCACGGCGCCATGGCCGCCCTGCTGAAGGACGCCATCAAGCCGAACCTGGTGCAGACCCTGGAGAACAACATCGCCATCATCCACGGCGGGCCATTCGCCAACATCGCCCACGGCTGCAATACCGTAACCGCCACCAAGACGGCGTTGAAGCTGGCCGACTACGTGGTGACCGAAGCCGGCTTCGGCGCCGACCTGGGCGCCGAGAAGTTCATCGACATCAAGTGCCGCATGGCCGGGCTCAACCCCGCCGCGGTAGTGCTGGTCGCCACCGTCCGCGCCCTGAAATTCCATGGCGGCGTGAAAAAGGAAGACTTGAACCAGGAAAATCTCGCCGCACTGGAAGCCGGTTTCGCCAACCTGGAAAGGCACGTCCACAACATCCGTGAACACTACGGCCTGCCCTGCGTGGTCTCGATCAACCATTTCAGTTTCGACACCGAAGCCGAAATCGCATGGCTGATGAAAAAATGCGAGGCGTTGGGCGTGAAGGCGGTCCTCGCCCGGCATTGGGCCGAAGGCGGCAAGGGCGCGGAAGCGCTGGCCCGGACGGTTGCCGGCATCGTCGACCACCAGCCGGGCCGGCATACCTTCGTCTACGGCGACGAAGCCCCGCTGTGGAACAAGATCGAAACCATCGCCACCAAGATCTATGGCGCCGCCGGCATCAACGCCGACGCCAAGGTCAAGGCCCAGCTCGACGCCTGGAACGCCGACTACGGGCATTACCCCGTGTGCATGGCCAAGACGCAGATGTCCTTCTCCGCCGACCCCGACGCCAAAGGCGCGCCGACCGGCCACACCGTCGCCATCCGCGAAGTCCGCCTGGCCAACGGCGCCGGCTTCATCGTCGCCATCGCCGGCGACATGATGACCATGCCCGGCCTCCCCAAAATCCCGGCGGCGGAACAAATCGACGTCGACGGCAGCGGCCGGATCAGCGGGTTGTTCTGA
- a CDS encoding type II toxin-antitoxin system RelE/ParE family toxin, which yields MLTYREILDNALQTLQQHPDIGRKLPELSSAHRIYPAGRHIIVYRVGERAIYVSRIPHERMDIVRHT from the coding sequence GTGCTCACCTATCGTGAGATCCTGGACAACGCGCTCCAGACACTCCAACAGCACCCGGACATCGGCCGCAAACTGCCCGAACTGTCTTCCGCGCACCGGATCTACCCCGCCGGACGACACATCATCGTCTACCGAGTTGGCGAACGCGCGATTTACGTATCCCGAATCCCGCACGAACGTATGGATATAGTCAGGCATACCTGA
- a CDS encoding type II toxin-antitoxin system ParD family antitoxin: MHINLSPEMEKYLQTKVGTGFYSNASEVVRDAIRRMRAEDEKLEALRAAVRVGDEQLERGEGIAYTPERLDKITDEAFARARSGEKPGGDATP; this comes from the coding sequence ATGCATATCAATCTGTCTCCCGAGATGGAGAAATATCTCCAAACCAAGGTCGGCACCGGCTTCTACAGCAATGCCTCCGAAGTCGTGCGTGACGCCATTCGCCGCATGCGGGCGGAAGACGAAAAGCTGGAAGCATTGCGGGCCGCCGTTCGGGTGGGCGACGAACAGCTGGAGCGGGGCGAAGGAATCGCGTACACGCCGGAACGCCTGGACAAGATCACGGACGAAGCTTTTGCGAGGGCGCGTAGCGGCGAGAAGCCCGGCGGCGATGCCACACCCTGA
- a CDS encoding DUF4239 domain-containing protein gives MYWIYDIPTWLLGLVTISAFVLVSFLGLIVSRRWAGRTFRLSDETNEAVNGFFAGVGVMYSLLLGLIAVAAWQNYDSANATTSKEAELTAALYRDVCAFPETERHKLQERLEQYLRYVIDVAFPAHRRGEVPNGGTRILSDFQGILTAYQPATANQQIMLAEAFAAFNKVVEARRTRMDAVNTGIPSVFWIVILAGAILSIMLTYMFHLPSLKTHLLLTGIFSLFLGLVIFLIAALDNPFRGEMGVSPEVYASVLKGLKDLDPAGL, from the coding sequence ATGTATTGGATATACGACATACCCACCTGGTTACTGGGTCTCGTCACCATTTCCGCCTTCGTGCTCGTATCCTTCCTTGGCCTGATCGTGTCGAGACGGTGGGCGGGCCGGACGTTCCGGCTGTCGGACGAAACCAACGAGGCCGTGAACGGCTTCTTCGCGGGCGTCGGCGTGATGTACAGCCTGCTGCTGGGCCTGATCGCCGTGGCCGCCTGGCAGAACTACGATTCCGCCAATGCGACCACCAGCAAGGAAGCGGAGCTGACAGCCGCGCTGTACCGGGACGTCTGCGCATTTCCCGAAACTGAACGGCACAAGCTCCAAGAGCGGCTGGAACAATATCTGCGATATGTCATCGACGTAGCCTTTCCCGCGCACCGCCGGGGAGAGGTACCGAATGGCGGCACCCGCATCCTTTCGGATTTCCAGGGAATCCTGACCGCTTATCAGCCAGCCACGGCGAACCAGCAGATCATGCTGGCGGAAGCCTTTGCCGCGTTCAACAAGGTGGTCGAGGCCCGCCGCACGCGCATGGATGCCGTGAACACCGGCATACCTTCGGTGTTCTGGATCGTGATCCTGGCCGGCGCGATCCTGTCCATCATGCTGACGTACATGTTCCACCTGCCCTCGCTCAAAACCCATCTGCTTCTCACGGGGATTTTCTCCCTGTTTCTGGGACTCGTGATATTCCTCATCGCCGCGCTGGACAATCCTTTCCGGGGGGAAATGGGCGTCTCGCCCGAAGTCTACGCTTCGGTTCTCAAGGGGCTGAAAGATCTCGACCCGGCCGGACTGTGA
- a CDS encoding patatin-like phospholipase family protein, translating to MNHAVTLRRLSVYFVLGISLLLQGCSLPTRQPAVPPGLSDKAEVTGLPGVRYVVRATMPDALQEGIASVKKEQAYLARQGRTDVNHLPPANFLALSGGGDDGAFGAGLLCGWTAAGNRPEFKMVTGISTGALIAPFAFLGPKYDEALRAVYTQTAPKDILEARGVTAALFDDALADNAPLGRLAEKYVTRDMLKEIAAEYAKGRLLLMATTNLDSRQAVIWNMTRIAASGKPEALKLFHKIMLASAAIPGAFPPAMIDVEAGGKRYQEMHVDGGAMAQVFVYPPSLHVAEAANKEGITRERRLYIIRNARLDPDWAEVQRQTLNIAGRAITSLIQTQGIGDLYKIYATAQRDGIDYNLAYIPKTFYAPHKEDFDTEYMRKLFQTGYDLAAKGYPWQKTPPGL from the coding sequence ATGAACCACGCCGTCACCTTACGCCGACTCTCCGTTTACTTCGTGCTCGGGATCAGCCTGCTGCTTCAGGGCTGCTCCCTTCCCACCCGCCAACCGGCGGTGCCGCCGGGCCTCTCCGACAAGGCGGAGGTCACCGGCCTACCCGGGGTCCGCTACGTGGTCCGGGCCACCATGCCGGATGCGCTTCAGGAAGGCATCGCCAGCGTCAAGAAGGAACAGGCTTACCTCGCACGGCAGGGGCGGACCGACGTCAACCACCTGCCCCCCGCCAATTTTCTCGCCCTCTCCGGCGGCGGGGATGACGGGGCGTTCGGCGCCGGCCTCCTGTGCGGCTGGACCGCCGCCGGCAACCGGCCCGAATTCAAGATGGTCACCGGCATCAGCACCGGCGCCCTGATCGCGCCCTTCGCCTTTCTCGGACCCAAGTACGACGAAGCCTTGCGGGCGGTCTACACCCAAACGGCGCCCAAAGACATTTTGGAGGCTCGCGGAGTGACGGCGGCCTTGTTCGACGACGCCCTGGCCGACAATGCCCCGCTGGGGAGGCTGGCGGAAAAGTACGTCACTCGGGACATGCTGAAAGAAATCGCCGCCGAGTACGCGAAAGGGCGCCTGCTGCTGATGGCCACCACCAACCTGGACTCGCGCCAGGCGGTGATCTGGAACATGACCAGGATCGCCGCCAGCGGCAAGCCCGAGGCCCTCAAGCTGTTCCACAAGATCATGCTCGCCTCGGCGGCCATCCCCGGCGCCTTCCCGCCGGCGATGATCGACGTGGAAGCCGGCGGCAAGCGCTATCAGGAAATGCACGTCGACGGCGGCGCCATGGCACAGGTGTTCGTCTACCCGCCTTCGCTCCACGTGGCCGAGGCGGCCAACAAGGAAGGAATCACCCGCGAGCGCCGTCTTTACATCATCCGCAACGCCCGGTTGGACCCCGATTGGGCCGAAGTCCAACGGCAGACCCTGAACATCGCCGGCCGCGCCATCACGTCCCTGATCCAGACCCAGGGCATCGGCGACTTGTACAAGATTTACGCCACCGCCCAGCGCGACGGCATCGACTATAACCTCGCCTACATCCCGAAAACCTTTTACGCCCCGCACAAGGAAGATTTCGATACCGAATACATGCGCAAGCTGTTCCAGACCGGTTACGACCTGGCCGCCAAGGGCTACCCCTGGCAAAAAACGCCGCCGGGGCTGTGA
- a CDS encoding DUF4410 domain-containing protein — protein MKLFGRIIFASFVLTLLAGCASTNVLARQEYKGGKVARPGHIHIYDFAPESRNMPAEQTATERQVGAKIAQVLVEEIRGMGLPAERASDRTTPQVGDLVIRGYIVSMDEGSAAKRVGLGFGSGASELKTTVEGFLMTDHGLKKLGSGTQDAEGSKSPGTAVAVAGAIATANPAGLIASSVAKAHGEASGSSTVEGRAEDTAKEIAKELQKKFKEQGWI, from the coding sequence GTGAAACTATTCGGACGCATCATTTTTGCTTCATTTGTCCTCACCCTGCTGGCCGGCTGCGCCTCCACCAACGTCCTTGCCCGCCAGGAGTACAAGGGCGGAAAAGTCGCCCGGCCCGGACATATCCACATCTACGACTTCGCTCCGGAATCGCGCAATATGCCGGCCGAGCAAACCGCAACCGAACGCCAGGTGGGCGCCAAGATCGCGCAAGTCCTCGTTGAGGAAATCCGCGGCATGGGGCTGCCGGCGGAGCGCGCCTCTGATCGAACGACGCCGCAAGTCGGCGACCTCGTGATCCGCGGCTACATCGTTTCCATGGACGAAGGCAGCGCGGCGAAACGCGTCGGTCTGGGCTTCGGCTCAGGCGCTTCCGAGCTGAAAACCACGGTCGAAGGGTTCCTGATGACGGATCACGGGCTCAAGAAACTCGGTTCCGGAACCCAGGACGCAGAAGGAAGCAAGTCTCCCGGTACCGCAGTGGCCGTAGCCGGCGCCATCGCAACCGCCAATCCCGCCGGCCTCATCGCCAGCAGCGTAGCAAAGGCACACGGAGAAGCCAGCGGCAGCAGCACGGTCGAAGGCCGGGCCGAGGACACGGCCAAGGAAATCGCCAAGGAACTGCAAAAGAAGTTCAAGGAGCAGGGCTGGATCTGA
- a CDS encoding DUF2092 domain-containing protein — MKTTPWRLAARNTLYAAALAAMAGCAAKPAPPPVAAAAPVQAPVLQAEAEPVEPKDILLRMANFLAHAPRFCVSVDAGYDILQESGEKIEFGEILKITANRPNQLLVDAKRSDGDRHMVLYDGKDITAFTPSQGVYAQTPKPGGIDAAVMYFLKDLKMRLPLAVLLVSRFPEEIENRTQTLDYVEKTEIQGTPAHHLAGRTETVDYQVWVAQGARPLPLRVVLTYRNAEGQPQFRARLSDWNLSPVVDDAQFTFAPPDGARKIAFLAEAPRIGPQGTEATQKTGGRK; from the coding sequence ATGAAGACCACCCCATGGCGGCTGGCGGCGCGCAACACGCTTTACGCCGCGGCCCTGGCGGCAATGGCGGGCTGTGCCGCGAAACCGGCACCGCCCCCCGTCGCGGCGGCGGCGCCGGTTCAAGCGCCGGTGCTCCAAGCGGAAGCCGAGCCGGTCGAACCCAAAGACATTCTTCTGCGCATGGCCAACTTCCTGGCCCATGCCCCGCGGTTCTGCGTGAGCGTGGACGCCGGTTACGACATACTTCAGGAGTCCGGCGAAAAGATCGAGTTCGGCGAGATCCTGAAGATCACCGCGAACCGGCCGAATCAGTTGCTCGTCGACGCCAAGCGGAGCGACGGCGACCGGCACATGGTGCTGTACGACGGCAAGGACATCACGGCGTTCACGCCGTCGCAGGGCGTCTACGCGCAGACCCCCAAACCCGGCGGCATCGACGCAGCCGTGATGTATTTCCTCAAAGACCTCAAGATGAGACTGCCGCTCGCCGTGCTCCTGGTCAGCCGTTTTCCCGAAGAAATCGAAAACCGCACGCAGACGCTCGACTACGTGGAAAAGACCGAGATACAGGGCACCCCGGCGCATCATCTGGCGGGACGGACCGAAACGGTGGACTACCAAGTCTGGGTCGCCCAGGGGGCCCGGCCCTTGCCACTCCGCGTGGTGCTGACCTACCGGAACGCCGAGGGCCAGCCGCAATTCCGGGCGCGGCTCAGCGACTGGAATCTTTCGCCCGTCGTCGACGACGCTCAATTCACGTTCGCGCCGCCCGACGGCGCGAGGAAGATCGCTTTCCTCGCGGAAGCGCCCCGGATCGGGCCCCAGGGCACGGAGGCGACCCAGAAAACCGGAGGACGCAAATGA
- a CDS encoding response regulator transcription factor — protein sequence MKKANPDLIVIVDDEEAVCKALRRLMRSAGYAVETYGSGADFLESLGQRLPLCVILDLHMPGASGFDVLDRLAAQGGLVPAIVVTGNDTDDAHARAITAGAAAYLRKPVDDRALLDAIASLQANASVRPFESPAHR from the coding sequence ATGAAGAAAGCCAACCCCGACCTCATCGTGATCGTCGATGACGAGGAGGCCGTATGCAAAGCATTGCGGCGACTGATGCGGTCCGCCGGCTATGCGGTGGAAACCTATGGTTCCGGTGCGGACTTTCTCGAATCCCTCGGGCAGCGGCTGCCGCTTTGCGTCATACTGGACCTGCACATGCCCGGCGCCAGCGGCTTCGACGTGCTTGACCGGCTAGCCGCCCAAGGCGGACTCGTCCCGGCCATCGTCGTGACCGGAAACGACACCGACGATGCCCATGCCCGCGCCATCACCGCCGGCGCAGCCGCTTATCTGCGCAAGCCTGTGGACGACCGGGCGCTGCTGGATGCCATAGCCTCGCTGCAGGCAAACGCCAGCGTCCGGCCGTTTGAAAGCCCGGCCCACCGCTGA
- the kdpF gene encoding K(+)-transporting ATPase subunit F, with the protein MSWIHLLGAVLALGIFVYLVFALLYPEKF; encoded by the coding sequence ATGAGCTGGATTCATCTGCTGGGCGCGGTGCTCGCGCTGGGGATCTTCGTTTATCTCGTATTCGCCCTCCTTTATCCGGAGAAATTCTGA